The following proteins are encoded in a genomic region of Schistocerca serialis cubense isolate TAMUIC-IGC-003099 chromosome 9, iqSchSeri2.2, whole genome shotgun sequence:
- the LOC126419829 gene encoding eclosion hormone-like, which translates to MALCRPRLLTLALVALLVLVAAVCMPPSAAASAVGVCIRNCAQCKKMFGPYFEGQLCGDACLKFKGKMVPDCEDAASIAPFLSKLE; encoded by the coding sequence ATGGCCCTCTGCCGTCCCCGGCTGTTGACGCTGGCTCTGGTGGCGCTGTTGGTGCTGGTGGCAGCAGTCTGCATGCCGCCGAGTGCGGCGGCCAGCGCTGTCGGCGTCTGCATCCGCAACTGCGCGCAGTGTAAGAAGATGTTCGGGCCCTACTTCGAGGGCCAGCTGTGCGGCGACGCGTGCCTCAAGTTCAAGGGCAAGATGGTGCCCGACTGCGAGGACGCCGCCTCCATTGCGCCCTTCCTCAGCAAGCTCGAGTAG